Genomic window (Longimicrobiales bacterium):
GCCAGCGGGGCTGATGAGCGGGGCGAAAGAAGCGGAATGGACAGATAGGCGACGATGGCATCCTCGGAATCGACGGTGCTCGCTGCGAATCGGGGGTCCTTGCGGGCATCTTCGACCACCAGCGGCTCGCCCGTCTGGATCGCCGCCTGGCAGTACGACCGACTCAGGTCCACCGACCGGCTCCACGTATCGCCGCCGACATGGCTGACCGGCACCTGCCGGTCCGCCGTGATCACGTTCAGCTGCACGACCGGTACGCGCAGCAGGTCCGCCGTGAGGCGTGCCACGCGATCCAGCGCCGGGATGGCGCCACCGTCGAGGAGGTCGCTTGCCGCGATCGCGGCAAGGCGGTCACGCTGATTCAGCGCATTGTCGTTCGGATCGGGCACGGTCTCATCTGCTGCGTTGGCACGGCTGGAGGCGGAAATCGCCGCCGCACCACCATGCAGGATCGCTGCCGCAGCGCTTGGGGTGGCGTTACGGAGAGGATCGAGCCTGGAGTCAGCGGCGCAGGGGCAGATCCACCCAGGCGGTCGTGCCTACCCCGACCTCGCTGTCCACGTGCATCCTGCCGGCGTGTGCCTCGATGATCCCGCGTGCGATGGTCAGGCCGAGACCGGCGCCGCGCCGGTCTCCCGCTCCTGATTGCCAGAAGCGGTCGAATATGTGCTCGAGCTCCGCCGCGTTCAGCCCCGGTCCCGTATCGCGCACGCCGATCCGCACCCCGTCTTCGCTCCGCTCCGTCACCACACGCACCGTCCCGCCTTGCGGGGTGAACTTGATGGCATTCCCCACCAGATTCCCCAGCGCCTGGAGGATCCGGCCCTCATCGACTTCGAGCGTGATCGGCTCCTCCGGGCGTTCGACCTCCCACGCGACATTTTTCTCCTTCGCCGCCGGCGCATGCGCCTCCTCGAGCAGATCCAGGATGTTGCGGAGCGAGGTCTCGCCGGTCTCGACCGACAGCCTGCCGGCTTCGATCCGGGTGACGTCCAGCAGGTCCCCGATCAACCGGTTCATCTCGTCCGCGGCCCGGACGATCATCGCAGCGGTGCGCTGCGCAGCTTCCGGCAGTTCATGCGCTTCGATCATCAGCTCCGCGGCGAGCCGGACGCGGCTTACGGGATTGCGCAGATCGTGGGATACCACGCCCAGGACCTCGTCGCGCGCGGCAATCGCGTGCTCGGCCTTCTGATAGAGGCGTGCATTCTCGATGGCGAGCGACGCGCTGCGGGCGAGCTCGCGGGCCAGCATGAGGTCCTGTCGGTGGTAGAAGCGGTCGGTTCGCGTGGACCCGAACGTCAGGAGTCCGAGCTTCTCGTCGCCAACGAGCAGCGGAACGATCATGAGCGAGCGCCCGGCGAGGCTCCGGATCCGCTCGAGACTTTCCGCGCCGCCGACCCAGTCACGCTCCACATTCTCGATCAGCACGGGCTCCCCGGTTTCGAGCACAGTCGCCAGCGGCACCAGCCCCGCCTCCTCGGGGAGAAAGGACCCACCGCGATCGAGCAACGGCTCGCGGCGTTCGTCAATGTGCCGGTATGCGACGCGGTCCAGGCGGCCGCCGGGCTCGACGAGGTCGATCATGGCGAAGCAGGCGATGCGCGGAACTGCGAGCCGTACGAGCCGCTCGAGAGTCTCCCCGGGGTCCAGCGAAGCGGACAGCAGACGTCCGGCGCGGGTGAGGAACCGAAGCGCTTCCCGCGAGCTTACGCGCGCATCGGCGGGCTGGCTCCGGGACGCATCCATCACTTCGGCTCCAGCTCCTGCCGGTTCCAACCGCCCAGATCCGCTGCCGCGGACCAGGCAGCGCGCAGGAAGTCGAGCACGGCGTCCGGATCCGCTCCGCCACTCTCCGGCCAGGGAAGAACGAACTCGCGGAGGTCCGGATGGTAATGGGCGCCCGACGGTACCTGCGCCTCGCCGAATCCGTCCGGCTCCGGATAGGCGTACGCGTAGAACGCCGGCTTCGGATACGCCTCGCTGCCCGGCCACCAGCCGGCACTGAACACCTCGTGCGAGTAGGCGGACCGGGTCACCCAGTCGGCCAGATTCGGGATGCCGCCCGGGTGCGGAGGGGCCTCCCTGCCCGAGAAGCGGGTGACGGCGAGGTCGAAGCTGCCCCAGAAGAAGTGGACGGGACTCGACTTCCCCAGGAACTCGCCCCGGAATCGCCGGAGTATGCGATCGGCCCCGGAGAGCGCCTGAAAGAAGCGGGTCACCCGCGCCGCATCGTACGAGCGATGCACGCGATCCACATCGAAGGGGATCGGGTCCGTAATCTCGACGGGCTGCCGCCAGAAGTCGACATGGAGTCCGCGCTCATCCAGCTCGCCCAGCAGCCTGCCGTGGAACTCCGCGACCGCCATCGGCTGGAGCGGCACATGCGCCAGGTCCCCGTCCGACACAACGATCCGGCAATCGTGCTCGACGAAATCCAGGTCGATCTCGAAGGTTCTGTCGCCGTGGGGCAGCGGACCGGTCGTCAGCCCGCGCGCGGTCACGTGCTGGGCAATGTGCCACCAGTGATTCACGGGCGGGGCCAGCGCGAGCTGAATCTTCCCGACGACCTGGGTCCACATGTGGAGCGTCTCGAGCGTCGGACGCCAGTCGTGGTAGGGCAGCGCGATCATGTCGGGTCGCCTGCGGCCCCGCCGTGTGCGCCCTGTGCCCTGTCGCGAGCGGCGTCGACCGCGGACGGTCTCAGCGGCATGGCGTCGGGATAGCACCACGCCCATTTCTCGCCGGGCTCGAACGATCGGATGATCGGGTGGCCGGTGTCGCGATTGTGCGCGGTCGCGTGCCGGTTCGGCGACGCGTCGCAGCAGCCGACGTGGCCGCACGTGAGGCAGAGCCGGAGGTGTACCC
Coding sequences:
- a CDS encoding GAF domain-containing sensor histidine kinase encodes the protein MDASRSQPADARVSSREALRFLTRAGRLLSASLDPGETLERLVRLAVPRIACFAMIDLVEPGGRLDRVAYRHIDERREPLLDRGGSFLPEEAGLVPLATVLETGEPVLIENVERDWVGGAESLERIRSLAGRSLMIVPLLVGDEKLGLLTFGSTRTDRFYHRQDLMLARELARSASLAIENARLYQKAEHAIAARDEVLGVVSHDLRNPVSRVRLAAELMIEAHELPEAAQRTAAMIVRAADEMNRLIGDLLDVTRIEAGRLSVETGETSLRNILDLLEEAHAPAAKEKNVAWEVERPEEPITLEVDEGRILQALGNLVGNAIKFTPQGGTVRVVTERSEDGVRIGVRDTGPGLNAAELEHIFDRFWQSGAGDRRGAGLGLTIARGIIEAHAGRMHVDSEVGVGTTAWVDLPLRR
- a CDS encoding DUF5996 family protein, producing MIALPYHDWRPTLETLHMWTQVVGKIQLALAPPVNHWWHIAQHVTARGLTTGPLPHGDRTFEIDLDFVEHDCRIVVSDGDLAHVPLQPMAVAEFHGRLLGELDERGLHVDFWRQPVEITDPIPFDVDRVHRSYDAARVTRFFQALSGADRILRRFRGEFLGKSSPVHFFWGSFDLAVTRFSGREAPPHPGGIPNLADWVTRSAYSHEVFSAGWWPGSEAYPKPAFYAYAYPEPDGFGEAQVPSGAHYHPDLREFVLPWPESGGADPDAVLDFLRAAWSAAADLGGWNRQELEPK
- a CDS encoding UBP-type zinc finger domain-containing protein; translated protein: MATKCTHLDQVRAVEPRTPDGCEECLASGDTWVHLRLCLTCGHVGCCDASPNRHATAHNRDTGHPIIRSFEPGEKWAWCYPDAMPLRPSAVDAARDRAQGAHGGAAGDPT